The following are encoded in a window of Streptomyces sp. 11x1 genomic DNA:
- the gmd gene encoding GDP-mannose 4,6-dehydratase, translated as MTVKKALITGITGQDGSYLAELLLQKGYEVHGIVRRASTFNTQRIDHLYRDPHDPEARLFLHYGDLTDGTRMAGLLERLQPDEVYHLAAQSHVRVSFDEPEYTGDCTALGTTRLLEAIRTTGLPCRFYQASSSEMFGASPPPQHEDTPFHPRSPYGVAKVYAYWATRNYREAYGMYAVNGILFNHESPRRGPTFVTRKVAMAAARIKAGLQDVVYLGNLDARRDWGYAAEYVEAMWLMLQQAQPDDYVVATGASHSVRDFVEHCFAHVGLDWRDHVRFDDRYLRPTEVDDLVGDATKAERVLGWRPTVRAPELARLMVDAEIAAHEPVPSALDSLPAPAPMLRMERLCHDAPVPGTAGERNPV; from the coding sequence CCTCGCGGAGCTGCTGCTGCAGAAGGGCTATGAGGTGCACGGAATCGTCCGTCGCGCCTCGACCTTCAACACGCAACGCATCGACCACCTCTACCGGGACCCGCACGATCCCGAGGCGCGCCTCTTCCTGCACTACGGCGACTTGACGGACGGAACCAGGATGGCGGGGCTGCTGGAACGGCTACAGCCGGACGAGGTCTACCATCTGGCCGCCCAGTCGCATGTACGGGTGTCCTTCGACGAACCCGAGTACACGGGTGACTGCACTGCGCTCGGAACGACGCGGTTGCTGGAGGCCATCAGGACGACGGGCCTTCCCTGCCGTTTCTACCAGGCCTCCAGCTCGGAGATGTTCGGCGCCTCCCCGCCGCCTCAGCACGAGGACACGCCCTTCCACCCTCGCTCTCCCTACGGTGTCGCCAAGGTCTACGCCTACTGGGCGACCCGCAACTACCGTGAGGCGTACGGGATGTACGCGGTCAACGGCATCCTGTTCAACCACGAGTCCCCTCGCCGCGGCCCCACCTTCGTCACGCGCAAGGTGGCCATGGCCGCCGCACGTATCAAGGCGGGCCTGCAGGACGTCGTCTACCTCGGCAATCTCGACGCCCGACGGGACTGGGGGTACGCGGCCGAGTACGTCGAGGCGATGTGGCTGATGCTGCAACAGGCGCAACCGGATGACTATGTGGTCGCCACCGGCGCCAGCCACAGCGTGCGCGACTTCGTCGAACACTGCTTCGCCCATGTCGGTCTCGACTGGCGCGACCACGTCCGTTTCGATGACCGCTATCTGAGGCCCACCGAGGTCGACGACCTGGTCGGTGATGCCACGAAAGCCGAGCGGGTCCTCGGATGGCGCCCGACAGTCCGCGCCCCTGAGCTGGCCCGTCTCATGGTCGATGCCGAAATCGCGGCGCATGAACCTGTGCCTTCCGCGCTGGACAGCCTGCCCGCGCCCGCCCCGATGCTGCGGATGGAACGGCTCTGCCACGATGCGCCCGTCCCCGGTACTGCCGGAGAGAGGAACCCAGTGTGA